The Thermoleophilum album genome contains a region encoding:
- a CDS encoding glycosyltransferase family 2 protein produces the protein MTPTHVPAGPRPDESASKVSVPALTPAAAGPPAPVNRWVTAIWVVFGVASLVYYLQWLLQPERVGVAPLYALLVAADLFNAFHALSFWATCVRDRRRERSCEPLPGKPRVDVFVPTVDEPLPILERTLRAARAMRGAQVRVVVLDDGSRPAVRQLAERLGIDYLARRERWGAKAGNLNTALAATADDGAPLFCVFDCDHAPLPNFLERTLPQFDDPTVAIVQTPQVYGNLHSGPLTAAAAEQQALFFGPIMRGRDAYGASFCCGTNFVARRDAVMAVGGFPEDSLTEDIVLSTRLQARGLRTVYVDEPLAVGLGPEDLASYCSQQLRWATGCLELLVRRPGLWRSLPRQVRWQLLIATSYWLTGCTVAVYLTLPVLRLAFGWQAIGDDAAGFFTHFVPYFVTCVVNLGRLSEGIYTFRALALSWATCWIHPLALARALVGRRLQFRVTPKEGHAGLPLRLVAPVVVWPTAFLAAAVYACAGGVTPGELNNVAFGAVGSALVLAGLAIAWRQSRALARSRSPEQAASPATAVPAASELAATAAVD, from the coding sequence TTGACGCCGACGCACGTGCCAGCCGGGCCGCGCCCTGACGAGAGCGCTTCGAAGGTCTCGGTCCCTGCACTCACGCCTGCCGCGGCGGGGCCACCCGCCCCGGTCAACCGCTGGGTGACCGCTATCTGGGTCGTTTTCGGTGTCGCGTCGCTTGTCTACTACTTGCAGTGGTTGCTGCAACCCGAGCGCGTGGGTGTAGCTCCCCTCTACGCCCTGCTGGTCGCCGCCGACCTGTTCAACGCTTTCCACGCGCTTTCGTTTTGGGCGACGTGCGTTCGCGATCGGCGGCGCGAACGGAGCTGCGAGCCACTCCCGGGCAAGCCGCGCGTCGACGTCTTCGTGCCCACGGTCGACGAGCCGCTACCGATCCTCGAGCGCACGCTACGGGCGGCGCGCGCGATGCGCGGAGCGCAAGTGCGAGTGGTCGTGCTCGACGACGGCTCCCGTCCGGCGGTTCGGCAGCTGGCCGAGCGACTCGGCATCGACTATCTCGCGCGCCGCGAGCGTTGGGGCGCGAAGGCAGGGAACTTGAACACGGCGCTGGCCGCCACCGCTGACGACGGGGCGCCGCTGTTCTGCGTCTTCGACTGCGATCACGCGCCGTTGCCGAACTTCTTGGAGCGAACGCTCCCGCAGTTCGACGATCCGACGGTGGCGATTGTGCAGACCCCCCAGGTGTACGGCAACCTACACAGCGGCCCCCTGACCGCCGCTGCCGCCGAGCAGCAGGCGCTCTTCTTCGGTCCGATCATGCGCGGTCGCGACGCCTACGGTGCGTCTTTCTGTTGCGGCACCAACTTCGTGGCACGGCGCGACGCGGTGATGGCGGTCGGCGGCTTCCCGGAGGACTCCCTCACCGAAGACATCGTCCTCTCGACCCGCCTGCAGGCGCGTGGGCTGCGCACCGTCTACGTCGACGAGCCGCTCGCCGTCGGCTTGGGGCCCGAGGACCTCGCCTCCTACTGCTCGCAGCAGCTGCGCTGGGCTACCGGCTGCCTCGAGCTCTTAGTCCGGAGACCGGGACTCTGGCGCTCGCTCCCCCGCCAAGTCCGTTGGCAACTGCTGATCGCCACCTCCTACTGGTTGACGGGCTGCACCGTTGCCGTGTACCTCACACTGCCGGTGCTGCGGCTGGCCTTCGGCTGGCAGGCGATCGGTGACGACGCGGCCGGCTTCTTCACGCACTTCGTGCCCTATTTCGTGACCTGCGTCGTGAACCTCGGTCGCCTCTCTGAAGGTATCTACACGTTCCGGGCACTCGCGCTCTCCTGGGCTACCTGCTGGATCCATCCGCTGGCGCTCGCGCGCGCGCTCGTCGGCCGCCGGTTGCAGTTCCGAGTAACACCGAAGGAGGGTCATGCCGGGTTGCCGCTGCGACTAGTCGCACCGGTCGTGGTGTGGCCGACGGCTTTCCTCGCCGCCGCCGTCTACGCCTGCGCCGGGGGTGTGACTCCCGGCGAGCTCAACAACGTCGCGTTCGGTGCGGTCGGCTCGGCGCTGGTGCTGGCGGGTCTCGCCATCGCCTGGCGCCAGTCGCGCGCGCTCGCCAGGAGTCGGTCGCCAGAGCAAGCCGCGTCTCCTGCCACCGCAGTGCCCGCGGCGAGCGAGCTCGCAGCGACCGCTGCTGTCGACTAG